CACAGTATCATCCATCCATCCACACTCACAATCCCAATGCACCCGTGCTGACCAGTCCCGGTCAAAAGATGCGCCACACTGGGGGCATTTGCCAGTAAACATAGGATGCCAATCAAGTAACTCTAATTGTTCCTCTGATGTCCATCTCTGGCGGGGCTGCACAATCAACTCGCCGTTATAATAGTTAGCCCCCTGTGGTTCCCATAGTTCTGCTGGTTCGGCGTTGGGGTCAAGTCGAAAGTCCAAACAACTATCCCCCTGTGGCCCTGCTGGGTGAGCGACACAGACGAGGTGAGGATTATGTGAGTAGAGGAGGCAGCGATCGCATTGAGGAATCTTAGGCATAGTACCAGTTATACACCCTACTTTTTCCTCGCTTGATTTTATGGAGGGCGATCGCTTGAACCGCATCGCACCCCAACAAAATAATATTAGCGCCTACCTAAAGTTAGGTAAGCACTACTGTTTTAATTAAATTCAGGGAGAAAATATAGTGAACTGAATTCCCTGATGTTTACTATTAATTAATTCCAATTTAATTGATTACACAGCACTGCGACGATTTAGCAAGTTCCACAAAAATACAGCGACAATTGCGCCAAGAACCGCTACTGCAATACCGGGAATGCTTAAAGTGGGAGCCGCTAGAGCCAAGGTTCCTGTACTGAAGAATACACCCAAGCTACCGCCAACAAAAGCACCAATGATTCCTAATAAGATTGTTGCTAAGATTCCGCCGCCTTGATGACCGGGGTAGATAGCCTTTGCGATCGCACCAGCAATTAGACCTAAAACAATCCAAGCAAGAATATTCATTGTTTTGATTTGATAAAAGTTTTTTACTGACAAATACACAATAGCAATCCAAACATTGACATTCAATCTACCAACAGAACCAATTATTAACAGCCTTGAGGATGAATGCTATTACTTCTCGTGATTAACTCCCCTAATCCCAATGGATAATTAATTAAAAAAAGCTCCTAGCAGGTCTAAAACTAGGGGCTTATTAATTCATTGCTTGATAATTGCAGTATATGGATTTCTGATTACTTTTATCAATCTACTTGAAGAATTAAACTCCAGTTGAAAGCAGATACTCTTGTACCTATTCCAGTCAGTGCGGTTCCGTGTTTGGCTCTGGAACTTTTTACGAAGCGCGTTGCTGGAAGTATCGCTGCAAGGTCAGTTATCATTTCGTAGTTTAATTGGGCGGATGTCGCGGATCTTGAGGGTTCTTTTGCCTACGTTATCGTCGTCATCAATCGTGACCAGGTATTTCACGACCGTATGGTTTGCATTTCCACCAGTCACGGTGACAACAAATGCTGAGTAACTGTTAGTGCTTGTGCCGCAACCACTTCGGTCATGGAAAGTTTGATTCCATTCACCAATATGGACACCCTCGCCTCGTGGCTCATCACCACTTTGTTTAATTTCATTGAGGAGAGCTACTTTCAGTTGAGATAGCTTTGATTTTTTATCAGCAAGCATAAGTTTAAGAAACTGCTCCCGATTCACCTTGTCAAGGTTGCCGCCGTTGCTGCATTTATCTTCGTAGTTGGCTCCAGCTGAATCCGGGCTGGTCATCACCAGTGCTGGAATCTTGGGAGACTGAGCGGCCTGCCCAGAAGTTGTTGCTAGTGCCAGAACACATAAAGTTAAAAAACCAAAGCGCATTCAATTCTCCGAGCGTGAATTAGTGTGTCCAATCAAGATTAACTGCAACGGACACTAAAGCACGATTACTATGCGGCGGTTTCGGGAGCATTCAACTACAACGCCAGTGGGGAATAGCTATTACACAACTGTGGGGCGGCTTGTGCCGATTACGACGGTAATGCTGGAAGTGGCGGGGATTAAGATGGAGCAGCTGTAGGGGTGCGATCGCCTGCCCCACCCAATTCTTAGAGGAAAGTAGAGGAGCGTAGGTGAAGCCCGTCGCAGACATCGCCTGTGCGTTGGCACGCATACGTAATTTATGCTTGTTAAATTCCAAGAGAACTGGGGCGAAGGGGGCGATCGCTTCCCATGTTTGCGGGTTAGTTCTGGGACAAAGGGGAGCGATCGCCCATCCAAACTTTTCCTCTAAGAATTTAGGTTCAACAGCACTTAAAAAATTACCTTCATTAAAGCAATAAATTTTACACATAAAATAATGTTACGGATATTTACTGATGAATCTTCCGATTTTGCGTGGTTAATATGTAACAAATAATATAGCATCGGCTACTTAAGATAGAAGGTAAAGTTTCAAAGTAAATGACTATCAAAAAACCCTTGGCTATCAAACAGCCAGAGGTGGGGCAGATCATTCATGATTTGCGGCTTTTGACTGGACTTACACAAGAACAGTTTGCAGCAACTCTAGGCGTTACTTACACCACGATTAACCGTTGGGAAAATGGACGCTCTAAACCCTCGCCGCTAGCGATGGAGAAGATTGAGGGGATGTTGGAAAAGATGGGCGACGAGGGTCGGGATTTGTTGACTAAGTATTTGCCGAATTAGTTGTTTGCTCAGTTTTGGGTGCGATAGCGATTTAAGCTGCCAAAAAAGTTAGCGCAATTATTCTAGTTTTTATATCTAACTGTTGATTGCAATTTTAAACATCAGGTAAAGCATCTAATGAACGGTAATACAAACATGAGAACTACTCAGCAAGTCACGGAAATCACAGGCGCTCCCGCCCAAGTTTGGGGAAATGTCTTAGTTCCAGCAAGAGGAACAATTATTGTCAAAGTTACAGGCGATACTCTTGTTGGGACAGCCAAGACTGGATTAGAAAAGAGAGAGACTTGGATACGCATTCAAAATATTGATTCAGTAGAAACATTAGAAGCTCCTATTTATGCATTATTGGGTTTTGGAGGATTCCTAGCTTTTTCAGCTTTGGGTGCATTTAGTAACTCTTCTGTACTAGGTTTAATTTTACTTGTTGCAGCAGTCGCCATAATTGTCTATGCAATAACTAATAAACGTCGATATTTAGCAATCTACAGTCATCGCAATGCAATTGTTATTTTTATGAGTAAGTCCCCAGAACTGTATCAGCAGTTTGCTATGAATGTGCTGGCATTATCCCGCAAATTAAATACACCTAGCAATACACAATCAAGACAGGCTCAAACTTCAATTCAAGCTTAGATAGTTATCAAGATGTACATGAGTTGAGAGGTTAGCGATCGCGCTTGACCTTTTTAGTAGCCAGTTCACATTCCGTCCGCTCAATGTTTAGCCTGAAATTAGAATGGTGAGTAATTAATGAAGAGACAAACATTGGTTGGGATGATAGCAAGCTTAACAGTTTTGGGTGTAAGCTTCCTACCAGTTCAGGCTCAAAAAACAACAGCCAGTCAACCAAATTCTAACTTGGTCAATGCTATCGCACAGACTATTCGTAAAGAATTTGCAGATTCTGATTGGAATGAGATTAAAAAAGATATTACATTTCAATATACTGAAGTAGATTTAAATCAAGACGGCACTAAAGAAACTCTTGTTAGCATTCAACACGGTTTTCCTTGTAATAATCGTCATTGTCCTGTCTATATTTATCAAAAAAACGGTAATAATTATCGCTTCATTTCGTATGTATTTACCTCACGAGGTGAATTGCAAGTAGCCATACTTCGCAGTCGCAGCAAAGGTTGGATTAATATTGCTGCCCCCGTGTTCACCTATGAACCAAGAGAAATAGCTTGGAGAGTCTTCAAATTTGATGGAAAAAAATATCAACTTACTTCCCAAAAATTAAGTTCAGCACCCAAGCAGATTGTGTTGCGCGAGACTTCTGGCTCCAAATATACTTTTCCTGAGTCAGGAGAGCAATAGCACTTTGCCTACGGCGGCAAGCTATGCACTATTCAATCGAGAATATCTACCAGCCGATGCGATCGCACACAGTTATGTTATGAGTCTAGATTCAAAGGAGTCCTAATCATGGATGAAATTGTTAGAAAATTAGCAGGTATTGGATTACCAGCCGTTGTACTTCTCATCACAATGGCATCGACTGGTTTAGCTGGTGCTGCTGCAATTACTGCGGCATTAGCCATGTTAGGGCCAGGCGGGATGATTGGCGGTATTGTATTACTTGGAATAATAGGGTTAGCATCAGACGCACTAACCAGATATGGATTGACAGCACTACTCCAGGGCATTTATGAAGAAAGAAGGGTAAGAGGTGAATCATTACAAACCCTATGTAGAGAAATTGATGGTTTACCAATTACTAGAGAATTGAAGCTACTTATTAAAGAATATATCCGTTGCTCTCATTAATGCGGGTAAATGAGTATCTGTTCATAAACTTAAGTGTATTGATATTACAAGGAGAGTGCAATGTCTAAGCATAACAAAAACTTTCATACGGTCAAAGAGAATGGAATTATTATTTTACACTCTAACCATTTAGGTGACATTCTAGAGGTTAATGTCAACAAAGAAAAGCGTCGATTTTACGGTATTCGAGAAGATGGTTCCTTGATAGAACATGACGGTGATTGTGGAAATGATTTTGCTCAACCCGTAATGCTTTATAAAATATACTATTGCTTTGAAAATGACACTTGGGGAGTAGGATATCGAATTAAAAATACGAAAAAAAAAGTGGATAGATGGTTTTAAAACAGCTAGAGAAGCTTGGTTATATAGAGAAGCATTAATTGCCGATGGTATAGCTAAAAGATAAATAATTGTACAGTTAAAAAACTAAACTGCCCAATTACCCTAGTTATCCCCCAATATTAGCCTGAGTGATTGGAGCAAAATTATTTGTGTGGGTAAAAGCTCCTACAGTAGAGTATTCAGCCCTAGATTAGCTTGTTCCAGGGAGCGAACGCTCCCTAATTCTTAGAGGAAACATCATGCGATCGCTTGAATCTAAGAGATGAGCAGTAATCAAGTAAACATTGTAATCAATTAGGTAGTTATTAATATGAGTGAACCTATTTCTTTAACAGCACTTTTCGGAGTTTCTAAAGCAGCTGTTGACATTTCTGTAACAATAGCTAAGGCTTTGAAATTAATAGAATCTATTGAAAGTAAACTTGATCTCTTGATGCAGGTAGAGTTTGATGCTGCTTGGAAAATACTTGTTCAGGGGTGTAATTCTAGTGCATCGGAACAACAGAGGAATATTCTTATCAATGATGCCAGGCATGGTTTTACTAAGGCTACTAAGTTTGAAAAGGGTGAACGACTTTTTTATGCTCACTTAGGACTAGCAATCTGTCATTATTTACTTGGTGATATTAATAATGTTAAAACAGCTTTAAGAGAGACGGCAAAAGTTAGTATATATAAGGATATTTATCAACAAGAAACAGATTCCTCTATTGGTTTTAATAAGTATATTTTTAGTTCGATTAGAAATGGTTATAATCCTGCATATATGTTGAACCTCATAAAAGGTATATCTGCATATCCATTGCTTTTAGCACAAAAAACAGAAATTCAAAGATACAATAAATCCCAAAGTGATTTTATTCCCGATATTTCTAAAAAAATAAATGCAGAAGAAAAAATAATCGCTATGGTAACAAAAGCTAACCAGCCAAGCGTTGTATTTAAAAATTTAGAATCAAAATCATTGGAGTTAATAAAATTACAAAAAAAATGTCTAGAAATAATAACATCTGAGTGGAAATATTTAGCGATCGCCCCTAATTCTTAGAGGAAACTCCAGGTAAGCGATCGCACCCGCATTTTTAAGGGAAGACTAGCAATAGGAGCGATGCCTGCGGCGGGCTACGCCTACGACCCTCATTCTTAGAGGAAACCCCAGTCAGGCGATCGCCCCTAAAAAACCCTGTAAACATCTACCTATGGCCACCCTAATTCCCTCATTTAATAGCTGCTCAATGAGAATGACCCCTGGCGAGAGGAGGTTAGCGCAGCGCCTAGAGGAAAAATTAGAGAATGATTATTTACTTTGGTACGATGTCCCAGTAGGTAAAAAGCAACTGCACCCAGACTTTATAGTGCTGCATCCCAGCCAGGGCTTGTTCATCCTTGAAGTCAAAGACTGGAAGTTAGACACTATTCAAAATATCAACCCCTCCACAATCACACTGCTTACTGAAGATGGGGTAAAGGAAGTCAAACACCCACTACAACAGGCCAGAGATTATGCCCTAGCAGTCAACAAGATGCTAGAAAAAGATTCTCTTTTGGTGCAGCAAGAAGGTAATTATCAAGGTAAGCTGCTCATCCCCTACGGTTATGGGGTCGTGTTCACCAATATCACCCGCAGGGATTTTAACAGTAGTGAACTACCCGCCGTATTTGAGGAACACTTGGTTATCTGCAAAGATGAAATGCTACCTAGCACAGATGCAGGGGAATTTCAGCAACGACTTTGGGATTTATCAGCATATCAATTTGGTAAGACCCTCACCAGCAGCCAAATAGATAGAATCCGGTGGCATATCTTCCCAGAATTACGCATTAGTGCCAAGCAGTTATCTTTGCTTGATTTAGACACCATTACTGAAGAAACGCCACATCTGCAAATCCGAATCCCTGACATTCTCAAAATTATGGACTTGCAGCAAGAACAGTTGGCGCGGAGTTTAGGTGATGGACATCGGGTAATTCATGGCGTGGCTGGTTCAGGAAAAACGATGATTTTAGCCTACCGTTGCCAGCATCTTGCTCAAGTCAGTAATAAACCAATTTTGGTGCTATGCTTCAACGTCTCTCTTGCTGCCAAACTCCGGCAAACTATCCAAGATAAAAACAAAATCAGTCGCATCAGAGTGCGGCATTTTCATGGGTGGTGCATGGATTTACTCAAAAAGTATGACATTCCTAGACCCGACACCAAGGAATATCAAGGTGAAGCTTATATAGAAGAACTGGTTCAAAGAGTAATTACCGCCGTTGATGCCAAGTTGATACCGGCTGGCACGTATGGCGCTGTCATGCTGGACGAGGGACACGACTTTAAACCAGAGTGGCTCAAATTAATTGCCCAAATGGTCAACCCCGAAACCGATTCCCTGCTTATCCTCTATGACGATGCCCAAAACCTCTATGGTGAAAAACGCACTAAGAAATTTAGCTTTAAGAGCGTAGGCATTCAGGCACAGGGACGAACCACCATTTTTAAACTCAACTACCGCAACACAGAACAGGTGTTAAAGGTAGCCTATGAATTTGCGAAAGAAGTGATGACCCCTACCACCGGGGATGATGACCAAGTAGTATTGGTAGAACCGACTAGTGCAGGACGGCAAGGCCCCAAACCAGACCTGATCCGTTTACCCAGTTTTAAACACGAGGTAGATTACCTAGCAGGGCGAGTGCAACAATTACACGAGCGAGATATCCCCTGGAACGAAATAGCAATTATTTATCGCTCTAAGTTTATGGGCGATCGCATCTATAACGACTTCCAACAAGCCCAAGTCCCAATAGAGTGGGTAAACGCCAATAGTGACAGCCGCAACTATCACCCAGCCGAACAAAGCATCAAACTCATAACCATGTACTCATCTAAAGGGTTAGAGTTCCCAGTGGTGCTTATTCCTGGTATTGGTTATCTGCCTGACCAGTACGGACACGGTACACCAGAAGAAGAAGCTCGACTATTGTATGTGGCGATGACACGGGCGATTGAGCAGTTGATTATGACTTGCGATCGCTCCTCAGAATTTACCAGCCGTCTTGAGAAAGCACTAGGTAAAGTAATTTGATTGCGATCGCTCCCAACCCCTATGACAAACATCCACAACCTCGGCGTGACTGATACAGAGTATGCAAAGCTGATAGTGCTTAGGCAGCGTTTGGCAGAAGCTGGACGCGATTGAATCTGTTCAAGTCGGTGAAGCAGTTTTCCAAGGGCGACATCACTATCATGCGTGAAAGCTTTAATTTCAAGGGATTTAAAAGAAAAGTTGATACTATTGCTGAAGCCGATCAACTTGTTTTAAGTTACCATCCTTCGTGGAACCGAATCAGGGAAGGGAGTTTAGGTCATTGGACTTGGTACTTAGTAGACGAAATTATTGCTGAAGCATGGCTACATCAAAAATCTGGATGGTGGCTCAAAATCAAAATTGTCGATATTAGCTAGATGCAATCAAGGTATGAGCCAAACAGGGAATAACAAGAAGATGGCTTCTCTTAACTGTGTAAGCTAGCGATCGCTATAAAGTGGCCGGGTACGCCATACCACCTTTACTATGTGTTTTCTAGTACATTACTAGCCAGTTGTATGTAGCGAAGCGATGACCGAGCGCTGTGGGTTGGTTGCTGAGTTCTACAGCGTTGGGTCAACAACTGGCGATTTGTGTCTGTTCTGTTCTGTCGATATCTCATTTAAACCGCAATTCAGAGAGTTGTGATGCCAAATTGCCAGAACCTTTGAAGATGGCATCGTAACTTCAACTTTTTCTTAGAGGAAAGCCCAAAGAGCGTAGGCGCACCCTAAAGTAGACATCGCCCCCTTACAACCCTAAATCCTGCTAAAATCCGTGTATTCAATACATCAACTACCATGTCTGGCAAAGGATTTGGACAACCCCAACCTACAAAAATCGATAAACTTGTTGAATCTGCGGTACGTTATTGCCAACAGCGACAGCCAGAAGCATTAGACCAAATTTTTGACAACCTGCCTGTTAAGCTCAACCAGCAAGTAGTGACAGGTATTTTGGCAGCATTTCAGGGAGATATTGATAGCCTAAGTTGGCTGTGTGGTTATTTTGCATCCGAAATTAAT
This Nostoc sp. 'Peltigera membranacea cyanobiont' N6 DNA region includes the following protein-coding sequences:
- a CDS encoding helix-turn-helix domain-containing protein; amino-acid sequence: MTIKKPLAIKQPEVGQIIHDLRLLTGLTQEQFAATLGVTYTTINRWENGRSKPSPLAMEKIEGMLEKMGDEGRDLLTKYLPN
- a CDS encoding GlsB/YeaQ/YmgE family stress response membrane protein, whose product is MNILAWIVLGLIAGAIAKAIYPGHQGGGILATILLGIIGAFVGGSLGVFFSTGTLALAAPTLSIPGIAVAVLGAIVAVFLWNLLNRRSAV
- a CDS encoding 3'-5' exonuclease, encoding MTPGERRLAQRLEEKLENDYLLWYDVPVGKKQLHPDFIVLHPSQGLFILEVKDWKLDTIQNINPSTITLLTEDGVKEVKHPLQQARDYALAVNKMLEKDSLLVQQEGNYQGKLLIPYGYGVVFTNITRRDFNSSELPAVFEEHLVICKDEMLPSTDAGEFQQRLWDLSAYQFGKTLTSSQIDRIRWHIFPELRISAKQLSLLDLDTITEETPHLQIRIPDILKIMDLQQEQLARSLGDGHRVIHGVAGSGKTMILAYRCQHLAQVSNKPILVLCFNVSLAAKLRQTIQDKNKISRIRVRHFHGWCMDLLKKYDIPRPDTKEYQGEAYIEELVQRVITAVDAKLIPAGTYGAVMLDEGHDFKPEWLKLIAQMVNPETDSLLILYDDAQNLYGEKRTKKFSFKSVGIQAQGRTTIFKLNYRNTEQVLKVAYEFAKEVMTPTTGDDDQVVLVEPTSAGRQGPKPDLIRLPSFKHEVDYLAGRVQQLHERDIPWNEIAIIYRSKFMGDRIYNDFQQAQVPIEWVNANSDSRNYHPAEQSIKLITMYSSKGLEFPVVLIPGIGYLPDQYGHGTPEEEARLLYVAMTRAIEQLIMTCDRSSEFTSRLEKALGKVI